In Gordonia phthalatica, one genomic interval encodes:
- a CDS encoding ATP-grasp domain-containing protein gives MDSGARKHILITFGRSFLTLNLARWLAAAGHRVSTCDSLPITVSRYSNAVSSFHRVSPPKFKPQEYCREVAELVKSEGIDMVIPIHEETDIISMMAGLFPSTCELFLSPFEVEDMLHNKFSYQEALVERGFQTLKFAKIASAEDLPKLDFDTPFAVKQTYSRGSQQVYKVQPGDSLDFLTYDPTNPWIAQEWLEAGDRYCTYSVCRDGEVFAHATYPVSYAIDGNSCLTFEHVDHPEILEWVQRFAKSVNFTGHMGLDFFDHPVRGLYTIECNPRATSGIMMFTRENRVDRAFFGENTDVISPTPGRVTMIGVGMALYGWRKNAKPRNNFRTFWRDFRAAHDVIYDPQDRKPAAMLIPAYAAILTHGYKYKVGLAEAFMHDHEWDGHKI, from the coding sequence GTGGACTCTGGTGCGCGCAAACACATTTTGATCACGTTCGGCCGGTCGTTTCTGACGCTCAACCTGGCTCGGTGGCTCGCCGCGGCCGGTCATCGCGTCTCGACCTGCGACAGTCTGCCCATCACGGTGAGTCGGTACTCGAACGCGGTGTCGTCGTTCCACCGGGTGAGCCCGCCGAAGTTCAAGCCGCAGGAGTACTGCCGCGAGGTGGCCGAACTCGTGAAGTCCGAGGGCATCGACATGGTGATCCCGATCCACGAGGAGACCGACATCATCTCGATGATGGCCGGCCTGTTCCCGTCGACCTGCGAGCTGTTCCTCTCACCGTTCGAGGTGGAGGACATGCTGCACAACAAGTTCTCGTACCAGGAGGCGCTGGTCGAACGCGGCTTCCAGACGCTCAAGTTCGCGAAGATCGCCTCTGCCGAGGATCTGCCGAAGCTCGACTTCGACACCCCGTTCGCGGTCAAACAGACCTACTCGCGCGGATCGCAGCAGGTCTACAAGGTGCAGCCGGGCGACTCGCTCGACTTCCTGACCTACGACCCCACCAATCCGTGGATCGCGCAGGAGTGGCTGGAGGCGGGCGACCGGTACTGCACCTACTCGGTGTGCCGCGACGGCGAGGTCTTCGCGCACGCCACCTACCCCGTGTCGTACGCGATTGACGGCAACTCGTGCCTCACCTTCGAGCACGTCGACCATCCGGAGATCCTGGAGTGGGTGCAGCGCTTCGCGAAGTCGGTGAACTTCACCGGCCACATGGGCCTCGACTTCTTCGATCACCCCGTCCGCGGCCTCTACACGATCGAGTGCAACCCCCGCGCGACCAGCGGCATCATGATGTTCACCCGGGAGAACCGCGTCGACCGCGCGTTCTTCGGCGAGAACACCGACGTGATCAGCCCCACTCCGGGCCGTGTCACCATGATCGGCGTCGGAATGGCGCTCTACGGCTGGCGCAAGAACGCCAAGCCGCGCAACAATTTCCGCACCTTCTGGCGCGACTTCCGGGCCGCCCACGACGTCATCTACGACCCGCAGGACCGCAAGCCCGCCGCCATGTTGATTCCGGCGTACGCAGCCATCCTGACGCACGGCTACAAGTACAAGGTGGGTCTCGCGGAGGCCTTCATGCACGACCACGAGTGGGACGGCCACAAGATCTGA
- a CDS encoding thiazole synthase, which produces MVDLAPIPTLTIGDRVFNSRLITGTGGAPNLAVLEHALVASGTELTTVAMRRISPASGTGVLDLLRRLEIAVLPNTAGCHTTAEAVLTAQLGREACETNLVKLEVVADDRTLLPDPLELVDAAAALVADGFQVMAYTNDDPVLALRLEDAGVVAVMPLGSPIGTGLGISNPHNIEMIVSRAQIPVVLDAGIGTASDAVLAMELGCDAVLLASAVTRADDPVAMATAMKYAVAGGYLAAHAGRIPKRFWAQASSPVRD; this is translated from the coding sequence ATGGTCGACCTCGCCCCGATCCCGACCCTGACCATCGGCGATCGCGTCTTCAACTCCCGCCTCATCACCGGTACCGGCGGTGCGCCGAACCTCGCCGTCCTGGAACACGCGCTCGTCGCGTCCGGCACCGAGCTGACCACCGTCGCGATGCGCCGCATCAGCCCCGCGTCGGGGACCGGCGTGCTCGATCTGCTGCGTCGCCTCGAGATCGCCGTCCTGCCGAACACGGCGGGCTGCCACACCACCGCCGAGGCGGTCCTGACCGCGCAACTCGGCCGCGAGGCGTGCGAGACGAACCTGGTGAAGCTGGAGGTGGTCGCCGACGACCGCACTCTCCTGCCGGATCCGCTGGAACTGGTCGACGCCGCCGCGGCGCTGGTCGCCGACGGCTTCCAGGTGATGGCCTACACCAACGACGATCCCGTCCTCGCGCTGCGGCTGGAGGACGCGGGCGTCGTCGCAGTGATGCCCCTCGGCTCGCCGATCGGCACCGGGCTCGGCATCTCGAATCCGCACAACATCGAGATGATCGTGTCGCGCGCGCAGATCCCGGTGGTGCTCGACGCGGGTATCGGCACGGCCAGCGATGCTGTCCTGGCCATGGAACTCGGGTGCGACGCAGTGCTTCTTGCGTCAGCAGTGACCCGCGCGGACGATCCGGTCGCGATGGCCACCGCGATGAAGTACGCCGTCGCCGGCGGCTACCTCGCAGCGCATGCCGGCCGCATCCCGAAGCGGTTCTGGGCTCAGGCGTCGTCGCCGGTCAGGGACTGA
- the thiS gene encoding sulfur carrier protein ThiS, producing the protein MELTVNGDTVTLDQAPTVSQLLVHLDLPDCGVAVAVDGVVRPKTEWDTVLKPYAEIDILTAVQGG; encoded by the coding sequence ATGGAGCTGACCGTCAACGGTGACACCGTGACCCTCGACCAGGCGCCCACCGTCAGCCAACTGCTGGTGCACCTCGACCTCCCCGACTGCGGCGTCGCCGTGGCCGTCGACGGTGTGGTCCGCCCCAAGACCGAGTGGGACACCGTGCTGAAGCCCTACGCCGAGATCGACATCCTCACCGCGGTCCAGGGCGGCTAG
- a CDS encoding alpha/beta fold hydrolase: MTEPNPHPTEPELIRVADGVAIAATLVGDGPVVLLNGGLGMPAAVWPFTGIPDALTAAGFSVITYSARGLKPSSAPPAPYTVPQMADDAIAVLDHFGVHEAIVAGYSMGCYVTQALVSQWHGRVLGVAMMAGLRSSAIGEIVNEMELGLIDRLGDLPEAVTVFEQLMTTLTPDQLVDDDAVRTWRKLLTSGDTSWAGADGLRGQLSASQSWMLAKEPTPERLAAITAPTLVLSYEHDVFFPPAGGRAAAEHLPDVEFHELDGQAHGGVMLDPQRRAMSMLTAFCTRVRGGAAAD; the protein is encoded by the coding sequence GTGACCGAGCCGAATCCGCACCCCACCGAGCCCGAGCTCATCCGCGTCGCCGACGGCGTCGCCATCGCGGCGACGCTGGTCGGCGACGGCCCCGTCGTCCTGCTGAACGGCGGCCTCGGCATGCCCGCCGCCGTCTGGCCGTTCACCGGGATCCCGGACGCGTTGACCGCCGCCGGGTTCTCCGTCATCACGTATTCAGCGCGGGGCCTGAAGCCGTCGTCCGCTCCCCCGGCGCCGTACACGGTTCCGCAGATGGCCGACGACGCGATCGCCGTCCTCGACCACTTCGGCGTGCACGAGGCGATCGTCGCCGGCTATTCGATGGGCTGCTACGTGACCCAGGCGCTGGTGTCGCAGTGGCACGGCCGAGTCCTCGGCGTCGCGATGATGGCCGGACTGCGGTCGTCGGCCATCGGCGAGATCGTCAACGAGATGGAGCTCGGGCTCATCGACCGGCTCGGCGACCTCCCCGAAGCGGTCACGGTCTTCGAGCAGCTCATGACCACGCTGACCCCCGACCAGTTGGTCGACGACGACGCCGTCCGCACGTGGCGCAAGCTCCTGACCTCGGGCGACACGTCGTGGGCCGGGGCCGACGGCCTCCGCGGACAGCTGTCGGCATCGCAGAGCTGGATGCTGGCGAAGGAGCCGACTCCCGAGCGTCTAGCGGCTATCACCGCACCGACGCTGGTGTTGTCGTACGAGCACGACGTCTTCTTCCCGCCCGCCGGCGGTCGTGCGGCGGCCGAACACCTGCCCGACGTGGAGTTCCACGAGCTCGACGGTCAGGCCCACGGCGGCGTGATGCTCGATCCGCAGCGCCGCGCGATGTCGATGCTGACGGCGTTCTGCACGAGGGTGCGCGGCGGTGCCGCTGCCGACTGA
- a CDS encoding NAD(P)/FAD-dependent oxidoreductase, whose protein sequence is MTDTNQNSDHAVIIGGGLAGAKTAEGLRDNGYTGAITLIADEAVAPYERPALSKEFIAGSKTLPDFTVHDEAWYRDNNVDLRLGTRATAFDPAAKTVTLGDGSTLAYTSLVLATGSSSFRPPIEGADAAGVYYLRSVDDATALLDVLGEGKRLAVIGAGWIGLEIAAGARGRGTEVTVVEAAAQPLQAALGPEIGAAFAELHRQHGVDLRLDSKVAAVTVDDGKATGLKLGDGSTVDADAVLIAVGARPETGLAEAAGLEIAERGVATDAGLRTSAADVYAVGDIAAAQHPILGTRVRTEHWANALNQPAVAAQNITGGNAEYARMPYFFTDQYDLGMEYRGHADGYASVVTRGDVAKREFLAFWVSADGVVLAGMNVNIWDAGDDIAALIEARRPVDTAKLADPSVPLADLLA, encoded by the coding sequence ATGACCGACACGAACCAGAACTCCGACCACGCGGTGATCATCGGCGGCGGCCTCGCCGGCGCGAAGACGGCGGAAGGACTCCGCGACAACGGTTACACCGGCGCCATCACACTGATCGCCGACGAAGCCGTCGCCCCCTACGAACGGCCGGCCCTCTCGAAGGAGTTCATCGCCGGATCCAAGACGCTGCCGGACTTCACCGTGCACGACGAGGCCTGGTACCGCGACAACAACGTCGACCTGCGCCTCGGCACGCGCGCCACCGCCTTCGACCCTGCCGCCAAGACGGTGACCCTGGGCGACGGCAGCACGCTCGCCTACACCTCGCTGGTCTTGGCGACCGGATCGTCGTCGTTCCGCCCGCCGATCGAGGGCGCCGACGCCGCAGGCGTCTATTACCTGCGCTCCGTCGACGACGCGACCGCACTGCTCGACGTCCTCGGCGAGGGCAAGCGCCTCGCAGTGATCGGCGCCGGGTGGATCGGCCTGGAGATCGCCGCCGGTGCGCGCGGCCGCGGCACCGAGGTGACGGTCGTGGAGGCCGCCGCCCAGCCGTTGCAGGCCGCCCTCGGCCCCGAGATCGGCGCCGCGTTCGCCGAGCTGCACCGCCAGCACGGTGTGGACCTGCGCCTCGACAGCAAGGTCGCCGCGGTCACCGTCGACGACGGCAAGGCCACCGGCCTCAAGCTCGGCGACGGTTCCACGGTCGACGCCGACGCCGTTCTGATCGCCGTCGGCGCCCGCCCGGAGACCGGTCTCGCCGAAGCCGCCGGACTGGAGATCGCCGAGCGCGGTGTCGCGACCGACGCCGGTCTGCGCACCAGTGCCGCCGACGTGTACGCCGTCGGCGACATCGCCGCCGCCCAGCACCCGATCCTCGGCACGCGCGTGCGCACCGAGCACTGGGCCAACGCTCTCAACCAGCCGGCCGTCGCCGCACAGAACATCACCGGCGGAAACGCGGAGTACGCGCGGATGCCATACTTCTTCACCGATCAGTACGACCTCGGCATGGAGTACCGCGGCCACGCCGACGGCTACGCCTCGGTCGTCACCCGCGGCGATGTCGCCAAGCGTGAGTTCCTCGCCTTCTGGGTCAGCGCCGACGGCGTGGTCCTGGCGGGCATGAACGTCAACATCTGGGATGCCGGCGACGACATCGCCGCCCTGATCGAGGCACGTCGCCCCGTCGACACCGCCAAGCTCGCCGACCCGAGCGTCCCGCTCGCCGACCTGCTGGCCTGA
- the arsC gene encoding arsenate reductase (glutaredoxin) (This arsenate reductase requires both glutathione and glutaredoxin to convert arsenate to arsenite, after which the efflux transporter formed by ArsA and ArsB can extrude the arsenite from the cell, providing resistance.), giving the protein MDATIYYNPSCSKSRAALQVLRDAGADVNVVEYLSDTPTKDELRTLISSAGLSVRDAIRSGEPVYAELKLDDADDEALLDAMVANPSLIQRPLVVTDGGTVMARTAESLEQIVAGLSRG; this is encoded by the coding sequence ATGGACGCGACCATCTACTACAACCCCAGTTGCAGCAAATCCCGCGCCGCCCTGCAGGTGCTGCGCGACGCCGGCGCCGACGTCAACGTGGTCGAGTACCTGTCGGACACCCCGACCAAGGACGAGCTGCGCACGCTGATCTCGTCGGCCGGGCTGTCGGTCCGCGACGCCATTCGCTCTGGTGAGCCGGTGTACGCCGAACTGAAGCTCGACGACGCCGACGACGAAGCGCTCCTGGACGCGATGGTCGCGAACCCGTCGCTGATCCAGCGCCCGCTGGTCGTCACCGACGGCGGCACGGTGATGGCCCGGACCGCCGAGAGCCTGGAGCAGATCGTCGCGGGGCTCTCGCGCGGGTAG